A single Stutzerimonas stutzeri DNA region contains:
- a CDS encoding winged helix-turn-helix domain-containing protein, which translates to MTVSKTKSSFYRRLYVAWLIDTGAATSVPALTAATGMPRRTAQDTLAALADLDIDCRFIQENGERHNAGFYRIHDWGAIDRQWIERNLPTLRSVLGYP; encoded by the coding sequence ATGACCGTCAGCAAAACAAAAAGCAGCTTTTACCGTCGCCTCTACGTGGCCTGGTTGATCGATACCGGCGCAGCCACCAGCGTACCGGCGTTGACCGCCGCAACCGGTATGCCCAGGCGTACCGCCCAGGACACCCTGGCGGCACTGGCCGACCTGGATATCGACTGTCGCTTCATCCAGGAGAATGGCGAGCGCCATAATGCCGGTTTCTATCGCATTCACGACTGGGGCGCGATCGACCGTCAATGGATCGAGCGCAACCTGCCCACCCTCAGATCCGTGCTCGGCTATCCCTGA
- a CDS encoding DNA polymerase III subunit chi, with the protein MTRIEFYVLPDSEPAGRARAACQLASKGWQHGMPVFIRCQDNVQCSELDALLWSFRAERFVPHEQHDDDPLAPVVIGTDQPPATPQGLLINLSPTLSPHTDQFSRVIEIVNQQPELLTVCRDNFRLYRQRGYDPKRVEL; encoded by the coding sequence ATGACGCGCATCGAGTTCTACGTATTGCCCGACAGCGAACCGGCAGGCCGTGCCCGAGCGGCCTGCCAGCTGGCGAGCAAGGGCTGGCAGCACGGCATGCCGGTCTTCATTCGCTGCCAGGACAACGTCCAGTGCAGCGAATTGGACGCGCTGTTGTGGAGCTTTCGCGCCGAGCGCTTCGTTCCCCATGAACAGCATGACGACGATCCCCTCGCGCCTGTGGTCATCGGCACCGATCAGCCGCCGGCCACCCCGCAGGGCCTGCTGATCAACCTGTCGCCGACCCTGTCGCCGCATACCGACCAGTTCAGCCGGGTGATCGAGATCGTCAACCAGCAGCCCGAGCTACTGACCGTCTGCCGGGACAATTTTCGACTCTATCGGCAGCGCGGCTATGATCCCAAGAGGGTCGAGTTGTAG
- a CDS encoding DNA polymerase III subunit chi codes for MTQTPPSKAAHLLDDLESIRALLGDQDPPVLNETVDPDSIPLLSDVVERAPDMAARPEIEPREPAVRTAFRTLAERHLDHELRTAAQLILQDVIDDFVPQIEAELRSRLEAKAEQLIKTQRT; via the coding sequence ATGACACAAACACCGCCCAGCAAAGCCGCCCACCTTCTCGACGACCTGGAATCGATCCGCGCCCTGCTCGGCGATCAGGACCCTCCTGTGTTGAATGAAACAGTGGACCCGGACAGCATTCCGCTGCTTTCGGATGTTGTCGAGCGTGCGCCGGACATGGCCGCGCGCCCCGAGATCGAGCCGCGCGAGCCGGCCGTACGGACGGCCTTTCGCACCCTTGCCGAACGCCACCTCGACCATGAACTGCGCACCGCCGCGCAACTGATCCTGCAAGATGTCATCGACGATTTCGTCCCGCAGATCGAAGCCGAACTGCGCAGCCGCCTGGAAGCGAAGGCCGAGCAGTTGATCAAGACTCAACGCACCTGA
- a CDS encoding valine--tRNA ligase gives MDKTYQPHAIETSWYQTWESNNYFAPQGSGEPYTIMIPPPNVTGSLHMGHGFNNAIMDALIRFRRMQGRNTLWQPGTDHAGIATQMVVERQLGAQGISRHDLGREKFLEKVWQWKDESGGNITRQIRRLGSSVDWSRERFTMDAGLSNAVKEAFVRLHEDGLIYRGKRLVNWDTKLHTAISDLEVENHDEKGHLWHLRYPLADGCRTADGQDYLVVATTRPETMLGDAAVAVHPQDERYKNLIGRHIMLPLVNRLIPIIADDYVDLEFGTGCVKITPAHDFNDYEVGKRHRLPLINIFDRNAAILARAQVFNIDGTPNDKVDASLPDGYAHMDRFDARKAIVAEFEAMSLLEKIDDHALKVPRGDRSGTIIEPWLTDQWYVSTKPLAEKAIKAVENGDIQFVPKQYENMYFSWMRDIQDWCISRQLWWGHRIPAWYDEAGNVYVGRDEMEARTRYNLGNQIELRQDEDVLDTWFSSGLWTFSTLGWPEQTDFLKTFHPTDVLVTGFDIIFFWVARMIMLSTHLTGQIPFKTVYVHGLVRDGQGQKMSKSKGNVLDPLDIVDGITLDELLTKRTSGMMQPKLAEKIAKQTRAEFPEGIASYGTDALRFTFCSLASTGRDVKFDMGRVEGYRNFCNKIWNAANFVFENTEGKDTGVDEAPVELSPVDRWIISALQRTEAEVTRQLEAFRFDLAAQALYEFIWDEYCAWYLELVKPVLWDETASAERQRGTRRTLVRVLETALRLAHPFMPFITEEIWQRVAPLAGKSGPTLMLQPWPEFNPERLDEAAEGDIEWVKAFMLGIRQIRGEMNISMAKRIDVVLGNASATDRRRLADNEPLLKKLAKLESIRILDAGEEPPLSATTLVDDMQVLVPMAGLIDKDAELARLDKEIGKLDGEVKRVGGKLGNAGFVDKAPAEVIDKERAKLAEAEQARARLMAQRERIASL, from the coding sequence ATGGACAAGACCTACCAGCCGCACGCCATCGAAACTTCCTGGTATCAGACCTGGGAGTCGAACAACTATTTCGCCCCCCAGGGTTCAGGCGAGCCCTACACCATCATGATCCCGCCGCCGAATGTCACCGGCAGCCTGCACATGGGCCACGGTTTCAACAATGCGATCATGGATGCGCTGATCCGTTTCCGCCGGATGCAAGGTCGCAATACGCTGTGGCAGCCGGGGACCGACCACGCCGGCATCGCGACACAGATGGTGGTTGAGCGCCAACTGGGCGCGCAAGGCATCAGCCGCCACGATCTGGGTCGTGAGAAGTTTCTCGAGAAAGTGTGGCAATGGAAGGATGAATCGGGCGGCAACATCACCCGTCAGATCCGTCGCCTGGGTTCCTCCGTGGACTGGTCGCGCGAGCGCTTCACCATGGACGCGGGCCTGTCCAACGCCGTGAAGGAGGCCTTCGTCCGGCTGCACGAAGACGGCCTGATCTACCGCGGCAAGCGCCTGGTCAACTGGGACACCAAACTGCATACCGCCATCTCCGATCTGGAAGTCGAAAACCACGACGAGAAGGGCCACCTCTGGCATCTGCGCTATCCGCTGGCTGACGGCTGCAGGACGGCCGATGGCCAGGATTACCTGGTCGTGGCCACCACCCGCCCGGAAACCATGCTCGGCGACGCCGCCGTGGCCGTGCACCCGCAGGATGAGCGCTACAAGAACCTGATCGGCCGGCACATCATGCTGCCGCTGGTCAATCGCCTGATCCCGATCATCGCCGATGACTATGTCGATCTCGAGTTCGGCACCGGCTGCGTGAAGATCACCCCGGCCCACGATTTCAACGACTATGAAGTGGGCAAGCGTCATCGCCTGCCCCTGATCAACATCTTCGACCGCAACGCCGCGATCCTGGCCCGCGCGCAAGTGTTCAACATCGACGGCACGCCGAACGACAAGGTCGACGCCAGCTTGCCCGACGGCTACGCGCACATGGATCGCTTCGATGCACGCAAGGCCATCGTCGCCGAGTTCGAGGCCATGAGCCTGCTCGAAAAAATCGACGATCATGCGCTGAAGGTGCCGCGCGGCGATCGCTCCGGCACCATCATCGAACCCTGGCTGACCGATCAGTGGTATGTCTCCACCAAGCCGCTGGCGGAAAAGGCGATCAAGGCGGTCGAAAACGGCGATATCCAGTTCGTGCCCAAACAGTACGAAAACATGTATTTCAGCTGGATGCGCGATATCCAGGACTGGTGCATCAGCCGTCAGCTCTGGTGGGGCCATCGCATCCCGGCCTGGTACGACGAGGCCGGCAACGTGTATGTCGGCCGCGACGAGATGGAGGCGCGCACCCGCTATAACCTCGGTAACCAGATCGAACTGCGCCAGGACGAAGACGTGCTGGACACTTGGTTCAGTTCCGGCCTGTGGACCTTCTCCACCCTCGGCTGGCCCGAGCAGACTGACTTCCTCAAGACGTTCCACCCGACCGATGTGCTGGTCACCGGCTTTGACATCATTTTCTTCTGGGTCGCCCGCATGATCATGTTGTCGACTCACCTGACCGGGCAGATTCCGTTCAAGACTGTCTATGTGCACGGCCTGGTCCGTGACGGGCAGGGCCAGAAGATGTCCAAATCCAAGGGCAACGTGCTCGATCCGCTGGACATTGTCGACGGCATTACGCTCGACGAACTGCTGACCAAGCGCACCAGCGGCATGATGCAGCCCAAGCTCGCCGAAAAGATCGCCAAGCAGACCCGTGCCGAGTTCCCTGAAGGCATCGCCAGCTACGGCACCGATGCCCTGCGCTTCACCTTCTGTTCGTTGGCCTCGACCGGCCGCGACGTCAAGTTCGACATGGGGCGCGTCGAGGGTTATCGCAACTTCTGCAACAAGATCTGGAATGCCGCGAACTTCGTCTTCGAGAACACCGAAGGCAAGGACACCGGTGTGGATGAGGCGCCGGTCGAGCTGTCTCCGGTCGACCGCTGGATCATTTCGGCCCTGCAGCGTACCGAGGCCGAAGTGACCCGCCAGCTCGAGGCCTTCCGCTTCGACCTGGCCGCCCAGGCGCTCTACGAATTCATCTGGGACGAATACTGCGCCTGGTACCTGGAGCTGGTGAAACCGGTACTCTGGGACGAAACCGCCAGCGCCGAGCGCCAGCGCGGCACCCGTCGTACCCTGGTACGTGTTCTGGAAACCGCGTTGCGCCTGGCGCACCCGTTCATGCCCTTCATCACCGAAGAAATCTGGCAGCGCGTCGCGCCGCTGGCGGGCAAGTCCGGTCCGACCCTGATGCTGCAGCCCTGGCCGGAATTCAACCCTGAACGCCTCGACGAGGCCGCCGAAGGCGATATCGAGTGGGTCAAGGCGTTCATGCTCGGCATTCGCCAGATTCGCGGCGAAATGAACATCTCCATGGCCAAGCGTATCGACGTGGTCCTCGGCAACGCGTCAGCAACGGATCGCCGCCGACTGGCCGATAACGAACCGCTGCTGAAGAAGCTGGCCAAGCTCGAAAGCATTCGCATCCTCGACGCGGGCGAAGAGCCGCCGCTCAGCGCCACCACACTGGTCGATGACATGCAGGTGCTGGTACCGATGGCCGGGCTGATCGACAAGGATGCCGAGCTCGCGCGCCTCGACAAGGAAATCGGCAAGCTGGATGGCGAAGTGAAACGTGTCGGCGGCAAGCTCGGCAACGCCGGCTTCGTCGACAAGGCGCCAGCAGAAGTGATCGACAAGGAGCGCGCCAAGCTGGCCGAGGCCGAACAGGCCAGAGCCCGATTGATGGCACAGCGCGAACGCATCGCCAGCCTGTGA
- the yejK gene encoding nucleoid-associated protein YejK, with translation MPIRHCIVHLIEKKPDGTPAVLHARDSELGESQAIENLLADLNESYNAKQGKAWGYFHEESGAYPFSGWLGQYMEGNQDFTAFSRQAVEHLQKLMEESNLSTGGHVLFAHYQQGMTDYLAIALLHHSNGVTVTDSLDVAPAKHLDLGQLHLATRINLSEWKNNQQSRQYISFIKGKNGKKVSEYFRDFIGCQEGVDGPGETRTLLKAFSDYVESEDLPDEKARKKTTALVGYASSQAKIGEPMSLEELSGVIDEERPRAFYDHIRNKDYGLSPEIPADKRTLNQFQRFTGRAEGLSISFESHLLGSKIEYDEARNMLIIRQLPTQLTDQLKRRKD, from the coding sequence ATGCCGATTCGCCACTGCATCGTTCATCTGATTGAGAAAAAGCCCGACGGGACGCCGGCCGTGCTTCATGCCCGCGACTCGGAACTGGGTGAGTCCCAGGCCATCGAGAACCTGCTCGCCGATCTCAACGAAAGTTACAACGCCAAGCAGGGCAAGGCCTGGGGCTACTTTCACGAGGAGTCCGGCGCCTACCCCTTCAGTGGCTGGCTGGGCCAGTACATGGAGGGCAATCAGGATTTCACCGCGTTCAGCCGTCAAGCCGTGGAGCACCTGCAAAAACTGATGGAAGAGTCCAACCTCTCCACCGGCGGTCACGTGCTGTTCGCCCACTATCAACAGGGCATGACCGATTACCTGGCGATCGCTCTGCTGCATCACAGCAACGGCGTGACCGTGACCGATTCGCTGGACGTCGCGCCGGCCAAGCATCTGGATCTTGGCCAACTGCATCTCGCCACGCGCATCAACCTGTCCGAGTGGAAGAACAACCAGCAGTCCAGGCAGTACATCTCCTTCATCAAGGGCAAGAACGGCAAGAAGGTCTCGGAGTACTTCCGCGACTTCATCGGCTGTCAGGAAGGCGTGGACGGTCCTGGCGAGACACGAACGCTGCTCAAGGCCTTCAGCGATTACGTCGAAAGCGAAGACCTGCCGGATGAAAAGGCCCGCAAGAAAACCACCGCCCTGGTCGGTTACGCCAGCAGCCAGGCCAAGATCGGCGAGCCGATGTCGCTCGAAGAACTGTCGGGCGTGATCGACGAGGAGCGTCCGCGCGCCTTCTACGACCACATCCGCAACAAGGACTACGGCCTGTCGCCGGAGATTCCAGCCGACAAGCGCACCCTCAACCAGTTCCAGCGCTTCACCGGGCGGGCCGAAGGGCTGTCGATCAGCTTCGAATCGCATCTGCTGGGCTCGAAGATCGAATATGACGAGGCCCGCAACATGCTGATCATCCGCCAACTGCCGACGCAGCTGACCGATCAGCTCAAGCGTCGCAAGGACTGA
- a CDS encoding MFS transporter, whose protein sequence is MKAIWRNSTWILLGGSLILAVSLGTRHGFGLFLPPMSAEFGWGREVFAFAIALQNLIWGLVQPITGALADRFGVAKAVLLGGVLYAVGLLLMAGADSPLSLSLSAGLLIGLGLSGTSFSVILGAVGRAVPAEKRSMAMGIASAAGSFGQFAMLPGTLGLIGWLGWSSALLALGLLVALLMPLALMLRSGPATPVTGPQQTLGEALREAVSHSGFRLLALGFFVCGFQVVFIGVHLPAYLVDQQLPATAGTTVLALVGLFNVVGTYTAGWLGGCYSKPKLLTALYLLRGVVISAFFFAPLTLWTAYAFGIAMGLLWLSTVPLTNGTVATLFGVRNLSMLGGIVFLFHQIGSFFGGWLGGWVYDRTGSYDLIWQISIALSLIAAALNWPIREQSVERVRLAAGTA, encoded by the coding sequence ATGAAGGCGATATGGCGCAACAGTACCTGGATCCTGCTGGGCGGCTCCCTGATCCTGGCCGTGTCCCTGGGCACACGGCACGGGTTTGGCCTTTTTCTGCCGCCGATGAGCGCGGAGTTCGGCTGGGGTCGTGAGGTCTTTGCCTTTGCCATTGCGTTGCAGAACCTGATATGGGGGCTGGTGCAGCCGATAACCGGCGCCCTCGCGGACCGTTTCGGCGTAGCCAAGGCGGTATTGCTTGGCGGCGTGCTCTACGCGGTCGGCCTGCTGCTCATGGCTGGCGCGGACTCGCCGTTGTCGCTGTCGCTAAGCGCGGGCCTGCTGATCGGATTGGGACTCTCCGGTACGTCCTTTTCGGTGATCCTCGGCGCGGTCGGCCGCGCCGTCCCGGCCGAGAAACGCAGCATGGCCATGGGAATTGCCAGCGCCGCGGGCTCATTCGGCCAGTTCGCGATGCTGCCCGGCACGCTGGGACTGATTGGCTGGCTGGGCTGGTCGTCGGCCTTGCTGGCGCTGGGCCTGCTCGTCGCGTTGCTCATGCCCCTGGCGCTGATGCTGCGTAGCGGCCCGGCTACACCGGTGACCGGCCCGCAGCAAACGCTGGGCGAGGCGCTGCGCGAGGCGGTCAGCCATTCCGGGTTCCGCCTGCTGGCGCTGGGGTTCTTCGTGTGCGGCTTCCAGGTGGTGTTCATCGGTGTTCACTTGCCAGCGTATCTGGTGGATCAACAATTGCCAGCAACGGCCGGCACCACGGTGCTGGCACTGGTCGGGCTGTTCAACGTGGTGGGGACGTACACCGCCGGGTGGCTGGGCGGCTGCTATTCGAAGCCCAAGCTGCTGACGGCGCTCTATCTGCTGCGAGGGGTCGTCATCAGCGCGTTCTTCTTCGCTCCGCTGACATTGTGGACGGCCTATGCCTTCGGTATCGCGATGGGCCTGTTGTGGTTGTCGACGGTCCCGCTGACCAACGGTACGGTGGCGACGCTGTTCGGTGTGCGCAACCTGTCGATGCTTGGCGGTATCGTTTTCCTGTTCCATCAGATCGGTTCGTTTTTCGGCGGCTGGCTGGGTGGCTGGGTATACGATCGGACGGGCAGCTATGACCTGATCTGGCAAATTTCCATCGCGCTCAGCCTGATAGCGGCGGCGCTGAACTGGCCGATCCGCGAGCAGTCTGTCGAGCGGGTCCGCCTGGCTGCGGGTACGGCCTGA
- a CDS encoding GNAT family N-acetyltransferase gives MPRVREACAEDTGAIVRPLGELGYPGCDAFIDRRLRQQLDHPDASLLVAEGEHGSLLGLISLHFIVQLALDGDFCRISYLCVDSTARGKGVGALLIQAAEQCARARGCDRMELHCDARREAAHRFYDRLGYEDAPLYFRRALNQPG, from the coding sequence ATGCCCCGCGTACGCGAGGCGTGTGCGGAGGATACCGGCGCGATAGTCCGCCCGCTCGGTGAATTGGGCTATCCAGGTTGCGATGCCTTCATCGACCGCCGTCTTCGGCAGCAGCTCGATCATCCAGACGCCAGCCTGCTGGTGGCTGAAGGCGAGCACGGCTCACTGCTCGGCTTGATCTCGCTGCACTTCATCGTTCAGCTGGCGCTCGACGGCGACTTTTGCCGGATCAGCTATCTGTGTGTCGACTCGACGGCGCGGGGAAAGGGCGTCGGGGCGCTGCTGATACAGGCCGCCGAACAGTGTGCCCGCGCTCGCGGCTGTGACCGCATGGAGCTTCACTGCGATGCCCGTCGCGAGGCGGCTCATCGATTCTACGACCGGCTGGGTTATGAAGACGCGCCCCTGTATTTTCGCCGAGCGCTGAATCAGCCCGGCTGA
- the nhaD gene encoding sodium:proton antiporter NhaD, giving the protein MYVLMAVVFVLGYLCIAFEHPLKIDKAAAAILTAVLCWTLLVLGADSLVPPLLPDSHGSGDASAVVVEALRHHLGEISEILFFLLGAMTIVELIDSHEGFKVITDRIQTRKRVHLLWIIGFLTFFLSAALDNLTTTIVMVSLLRKLIRGRPERWLFVGVVVIAANAGGAWSPIGDVTTTMLWIGNQITASGVIAGLFLPSLVCLLVPLLILSFRLRGEVPRPRARAHLAERNPPATTAFERNMVLALGLSALVFVPIFKTVTHLPPYMGILFGLGVLWVATEWLHRHKEDHHKHPLSVVGVLRKVDTPSVLFFLGILLAVAALATAGHLTQVATALRESLGHIYPINYSIGLLSAVVDNVPLVAGSMKMYPLVDPATLATAAPGETAWLSHFVVDGNFWEMLAYCAGTGGSTLIIGSAAGVAAMGMEKISFTWYLKRVSLLAFLGYTAGAVTYIGMLALR; this is encoded by the coding sequence ATGTATGTACTCATGGCTGTTGTGTTTGTCCTTGGCTATCTATGCATAGCCTTCGAGCACCCGCTGAAGATCGACAAGGCCGCGGCCGCGATCCTGACCGCGGTCCTGTGTTGGACGCTACTGGTCCTCGGTGCCGACTCGCTCGTCCCGCCATTGCTGCCCGATAGCCATGGCTCCGGTGATGCCTCAGCCGTGGTGGTAGAGGCGTTGCGACACCATCTGGGAGAAATCTCAGAGATCCTCTTTTTTCTGCTCGGCGCAATGACCATCGTCGAGCTGATCGACTCCCATGAAGGCTTCAAGGTCATCACCGACCGAATCCAGACGCGCAAGCGGGTCCATCTGCTATGGATCATCGGCTTCCTGACGTTCTTCCTCTCGGCCGCGCTGGACAATCTGACCACCACCATCGTCATGGTCTCGCTGCTGCGCAAGCTGATTCGCGGTCGCCCCGAGCGCTGGCTGTTCGTGGGTGTCGTGGTGATCGCCGCGAACGCCGGCGGGGCCTGGTCGCCTATCGGCGACGTCACCACTACCATGCTCTGGATCGGCAACCAGATCACCGCCTCGGGCGTGATTGCCGGCTTGTTCCTGCCAAGCCTGGTCTGCCTGCTGGTGCCGCTGCTGATCCTCAGTTTCCGCCTGCGCGGCGAAGTACCTCGCCCGCGTGCACGTGCTCACCTGGCCGAGCGCAACCCGCCGGCAACCACCGCCTTCGAGCGTAATATGGTGTTGGCCCTGGGGCTGAGCGCACTGGTGTTCGTGCCCATATTCAAGACGGTCACGCACCTGCCGCCGTACATGGGCATCCTGTTCGGTCTCGGCGTTCTCTGGGTCGCTACCGAATGGCTCCACCGTCACAAGGAAGACCACCACAAACACCCCCTTTCGGTGGTGGGCGTGCTGCGCAAGGTCGACACGCCGAGCGTGCTGTTCTTCCTCGGCATACTGCTGGCCGTGGCGGCGCTGGCCACCGCAGGTCATCTGACCCAGGTTGCGACCGCGCTGCGTGAGTCGCTGGGCCATATCTATCCGATCAACTACAGCATCGGCCTGCTTTCCGCTGTAGTCGATAACGTGCCGCTGGTGGCCGGCTCGATGAAAATGTACCCGCTGGTCGATCCGGCAACGCTCGCCACCGCGGCGCCTGGCGAAACCGCCTGGCTCTCGCACTTCGTCGTCGATGGTAATTTCTGGGAAATGCTCGCCTACTGCGCCGGTACTGGCGGCAGCACGCTGATCATCGGCTCGGCAGCCGGCGTTGCCGCCATGGGGATGGAGAAGATCAGCTTCACCTGGTACCTCAAGCGTGTCAGCCTCTTGGCTTTTCTAGGCTACACAGCCGGCGCCGTCACCTATATCGGTATGCTCGCGCTGCGTTGA
- the rlmF gene encoding 23S rRNA (adenine(1618)-N(6))-methyltransferase RlmF → MTVRKSTRAPSRAAKPAEGKATLHPRNRHTGRYDFPALIEASPELAAFMIINPYGKQSIDFANPDAVRVFNRALLKQFYGIAHWDIPPGYLCPPIPGRADYLHGLADLLAEVNGGEIPRGASVHALDIGTGANCIYPLIGLREYGWRFTGSDIDTIALASARTIVAANKLGERIALRQQNDSRHIFEHLVQHEDRFDITLCNPPFHASQAEASSGSQRKWRNLGKLDPKRKLPVLNFGGQAAELWCEGGEAAFIARLADESRGVAQQICWFSTLVSKAGNIPPLQARLKKLGARRIHLSDMAQGQKRSRFVAWTFLTDDQQSEWRATRWKRQPG, encoded by the coding sequence ATGACCGTCCGCAAATCCACCCGCGCGCCATCGCGCGCCGCCAAGCCCGCCGAAGGCAAGGCCACCCTGCACCCGCGTAACCGCCATACCGGGCGCTATGACTTTCCCGCGTTGATCGAGGCGAGCCCCGAGCTGGCGGCGTTCATGATCATCAACCCGTACGGCAAGCAGAGCATCGACTTCGCCAATCCCGACGCGGTACGCGTATTCAACCGTGCCCTGCTCAAGCAGTTCTACGGGATCGCCCACTGGGATATCCCGCCCGGCTATCTGTGCCCACCGATTCCCGGTCGAGCCGACTACCTGCATGGCCTCGCCGATCTGCTGGCCGAGGTGAATGGCGGCGAGATTCCGCGCGGGGCCAGTGTTCATGCGCTGGACATCGGCACCGGTGCCAACTGCATCTACCCGCTGATCGGCCTGCGTGAATACGGCTGGCGCTTTACCGGCTCGGACATCGACACGATCGCCCTGGCGTCGGCGCGCACCATCGTCGCGGCGAACAAGCTGGGGGAGCGTATCGCGCTGCGGCAACAAAACGATTCCCGGCACATTTTCGAACATCTGGTGCAACACGAGGACCGCTTCGACATCACGCTTTGCAATCCGCCGTTCCATGCCTCGCAGGCCGAAGCCAGCAGTGGTAGCCAGCGCAAATGGCGAAACCTCGGAAAGCTCGACCCTAAACGCAAGCTGCCCGTGCTCAATTTCGGGGGTCAGGCGGCAGAACTCTGGTGCGAAGGAGGCGAAGCGGCTTTCATCGCCCGTCTGGCGGACGAGAGTCGCGGTGTAGCGCAGCAAATCTGCTGGTTCAGTACGCTGGTGTCGAAGGCGGGCAACATACCGCCCCTGCAAGCTCGCCTGAAGAAGCTCGGCGCACGGCGTATACACCTCTCGGACATGGCTCAAGGGCAGAAGCGCAGCCGCTTCGTCGCCTGGACCTTTCTGACTGACGATCAGCAGAGCGAGTGGCGCGCGACGCGCTGGAAGCGTCAGCCGGGCTGA
- a CDS encoding YbfB/YjiJ family MFS transporter, translating into MSQRPALFPVLLAGATLLLVVHGLGRFIYTPLLPWLVEDGLLTVREGAGIATWNYLGYLIGALLALRWHRVAQIRRSLPWALVLHVLSTLAQTQAESADALSALRLLNGISNGLVFVQAPSLILEWLARHRRVSSSGLVYLGACVGLILSSLLVSLSTGVLVGAQRWWPAALLSIPLAWWGWRQLARLDMPPEPPATAPGHAAPSGRLLDRASTPLFLSYAGAGMGYILPMTFLPMVARLQVEPGDLLIESSWLVVALATLPSPWLWNRLGAWLGDVQALRLSYMTQLAGVLAALLLPGGPGILLCAVLVGGTFLGTVLLTQRLARALHPHQGPRLSAALIALYSLTQLAGPWLTGVWLGMGGSLHSAFWLGAGALLWGLIWMLRVPRHA; encoded by the coding sequence ATGTCCCAACGCCCCGCCCTGTTCCCGGTCCTGCTGGCCGGCGCCACGTTGCTGCTGGTGGTTCACGGCCTAGGCCGTTTCATCTATACACCGCTGTTGCCGTGGCTGGTGGAAGACGGATTGCTGACGGTACGCGAGGGCGCCGGCATCGCCACCTGGAACTATCTGGGTTATCTCATTGGCGCGCTGCTGGCCTTGCGCTGGCACCGGGTGGCGCAGATTCGCCGCAGCCTGCCGTGGGCGCTGGTACTGCATGTGCTCAGTACGCTGGCGCAGACCCAGGCCGAATCGGCTGATGCACTCAGCGCGTTGCGCCTGCTCAACGGCATCAGCAACGGGCTGGTCTTCGTCCAGGCCCCTTCGCTGATTCTCGAGTGGCTGGCCCGCCATCGCCGCGTGTCATCCAGTGGACTGGTGTATCTGGGTGCCTGCGTAGGGCTGATTCTGTCGAGCCTGCTGGTAAGCCTCAGCACCGGCGTGCTGGTGGGTGCGCAACGTTGGTGGCCGGCGGCATTGCTGTCCATCCCGTTGGCGTGGTGGGGCTGGCGTCAACTGGCGCGCCTGGACATGCCGCCGGAGCCGCCTGCTACAGCGCCCGGACACGCCGCGCCCAGCGGCCGTCTGCTGGATCGCGCCAGCACGCCGCTGTTTCTCTCATATGCCGGTGCCGGAATGGGCTACATCCTGCCGATGACATTTCTACCGATGGTGGCGCGCCTTCAGGTCGAACCCGGCGATCTGCTCATCGAAAGCAGTTGGCTGGTGGTAGCGCTCGCCACCCTGCCCTCACCGTGGTTGTGGAACCGCCTCGGCGCGTGGCTCGGCGACGTACAGGCGCTGCGTCTGAGCTATATGACCCAGCTGGCCGGTGTACTGGCCGCGCTATTGCTGCCGGGCGGGCCGGGTATCCTGTTGTGCGCCGTACTGGTCGGCGGGACCTTTCTCGGCACGGTGTTGCTAACCCAGCGGCTGGCGCGCGCACTGCACCCGCATCAGGGGCCCCGCCTGTCCGCGGCGCTGATTGCGCTCTACAGCCTGACCCAGTTGGCCGGTCCCTGGCTCACAGGCGTCTGGCTGGGCATGGGCGGCTCTCTGCACAGTGCATTCTGGCTGGGGGCCGGTGCGCTGCTCTGGGGGCTGATCTGGATGCTGCGGGTTCCACGTCATGCGTGA